Proteins from a genomic interval of Quercus robur chromosome 9, dhQueRobu3.1, whole genome shotgun sequence:
- the LOC126698240 gene encoding WAT1-related protein At4g08300, translating to MGFMVTLKKVKPYLAMISLQFGYAGMYIISLVSLKRGMSHYVLSVYRHVVATVLIAPFAIVLERKIRPKMTLPIFLRILALGFLEPVLDQNCYNLGMKYTSATFASATVNMLPAITFIMALIFRLETVNFKKLHSAAKVVGTAVTVMGAMVMTLYKGPIIDFLKKGAHNQQQANNDSADQHWVTGTLLLLASICGWASFFILQSFTLKKYPAELSLTAWICLAGMVEGSIVTLVMERDMSVWAIGWDSRLLAAAYSGIVCSGIAYYVQGIVSRERGPVFVTSFSPLCMIITAALGAIVLNEITHLGSIIGAILIVFGLYTVVWGKSKDLLPNAKAIQDDDKSGTHELPITDSIRSISNNDVDAGVTKIPVIVPHH from the exons atggGATTCATGGTGACGCTAAAGAAGGTGAAACCTTACTTGGCTATGATCTCCTTGCAGTTTGGTTATGCAGGAATGTACATCATCTCCTTGGTCTCTTTGAAGCGAGGTATGAGTCACTACGTACTTTCAGTGTACCGTCATGTGGTTGCCACGGTTTTGATTGCGCCCTTTGCGATTGTTCTTGAACG GAAAATAAGACCAAAGATGACTCTGCCGATTTTCCTAAGAATTCTCGCGCTTGGTTTCCTGGA GCCGGTACTTGATCAGAACTGCTATAACTTGGGGATGAAGTACACCTCAGCTACGTTTGCATCTGCCACTGTCAATATGCTCCCCGCCATAACCTTCATAATGGCACTCATATTCAG GTTAGAGACCGTAAATTTCAAGAAGTTACATAGTGCAGCCAAGGTAGTGGGCACTGCAGTCACAGTCATGGGAGCTATGGTTATGACTTTGTACAAAGGTCCCATCATCGACTTCCTTAAGAAAGGAGCACATAACCAACAGCAAGCCAACAATGACTCCGCTGACCAGCATTGGGTCACTGGCACATTGTTGCTTCTAGCAAGTATCTGTGGTTGGGCCAGTTTCTTTATATTGCAA TCATTTACTTTGAAGAAATACCCAGCTGAGCTCTCTCTCACAGCTTGGATATGCTTAGCGGGCATGGTAGAAGGTTCAATCGTGACACTTGTGATGGAACGTGACATGAGTGTGTGGGCTATTGGCTGGGACTCAAGGCTCCTTGCTGCTGCATACTCT GGGATCGTTTGCTCTGGAATCGCATATTATGTACAAGGAATCGTTAGCAGGGAACGCGGTCCAGTGTTCGTCACGTCTTTCAGCCCACTGTGCATGATCATCACAGCCGCTCTGGGTGCCATTGTTCTAAATGAGATAACCCACCTTGGGAG TATAATTGGAGCAATCCTCATAGTCTTCGGCCTTTACACGGTTGTGTGGGGCAAAAGCAAAGATCTTCTTCCAAACGCAAAAGCCATACAAGACGATGACAAAAGTGGAACCCATGAATTGCCAATCACAGACAGCATTAGATCAATTAGCAACAACGATGTAGATGCTGGGGTGACTAAGATTCCAGTTATAGTCCCCCATCACTAG